The Petrocella atlantisensis genome has a window encoding:
- a CDS encoding class I SAM-dependent methyltransferase, whose translation MRHKNPMKFENEKRLKELDIINSLKKAGINENDTICDYGAGTGVFTLEASKLTKGMVYALDMDPSMLSIIKEKAKDVHNIQAIQVEEDKINLESKSIDLFIIVTVIHEIKEVPEFIKEVRRVLKPFGRVLVIDFHKKDTPMGPPANHRMSEYQAARHFFREDIVMKKQCNLGENLYLLLMEKEGE comes from the coding sequence ATGAGACATAAGAACCCAATGAAATTTGAGAACGAAAAAAGACTAAAGGAATTGGATATCATAAATTCTTTAAAGAAAGCCGGTATTAATGAAAATGATACTATTTGCGATTACGGAGCTGGAACGGGTGTGTTTACGTTAGAAGCATCAAAGCTTACAAAGGGTATGGTTTATGCCCTTGATATGGATCCGTCTATGTTAAGTATTATTAAAGAAAAAGCAAAAGATGTTCATAATATTCAAGCCATTCAAGTAGAGGAAGATAAAATAAATCTTGAATCTAAAAGCATTGACCTATTTATTATAGTAACGGTTATTCATGAGATCAAAGAAGTACCTGAATTTATCAAGGAAGTAAGACGTGTATTAAAACCGTTTGGACGTGTACTGGTCATTGATTTTCATAAAAAGGACACACCTATGGGACCACCGGCTAATCATAGAATGAGTGAATATCAGGCGGCTAGACATTTTTTCCGAGAAGATATTGTGATGAAAAAGCAGTGCAATCTTGGGGAGAATTTATATCTATTATTGATGGAAAAAGAGGGTGAGTAG
- a CDS encoding GNAT family protein codes for MKIRRTTLEDLDEILIIYADARAFMKKQNNSGQWGEDYPRRELLESDISLDRSYVCVLDNHIVGTFCFEVGIDPTYLEIFEGAWLDDAPYAVIHRIASAKGSKGVASFCVNWCFNQHPNIRIDTHRNNDPMISFLEKNGYVRCGIIYIENGDERIAFHKVN; via the coding sequence ATGAAAATCAGAAGAACAACATTAGAAGATCTAGACGAGATACTCATCATATATGCAGATGCACGAGCATTTATGAAGAAACAGAACAATTCGGGCCAATGGGGTGAGGATTATCCAAGGAGAGAACTTCTTGAAAGTGATATCAGTCTAGATAGGAGTTATGTATGTGTCTTAGACAACCATATCGTAGGCACATTCTGTTTTGAAGTGGGCATTGACCCTACTTATCTGGAGATATTTGAAGGTGCTTGGTTGGATGACGCGCCCTACGCTGTGATACACCGGATTGCTTCAGCCAAAGGCAGTAAGGGTGTGGCATCTTTTTGTGTTAACTGGTGCTTTAATCAACACCCGAACATACGCATTGATACCCATAGAAACAATGATCCTATGATTAGTTTCTTGGAGAAGAATGGCTATGTGAGATGTGGGATTATATACATTGAAAATGGAGATGAGAGGATTGCCTTTCATAAAGTTAACTAG